The region atGTTTGTCCAAAACCATAAATTTATTCTTATCTGGTCTTTAACGCAAAGTCTGAGAggggaaatttttttttattgaaaaataaagaattaaattttttcaaacctAGTGTTTGCTTGAATTGAAAAATATTGTTTAGAaactaatataatattatagttATTTCACTAATTAATTCACATATTTTATTGTCTTATTGTTTTTTAACAATTAGCATCTGctcgataaaaaaattgaacaaagggtcaattcaccccctcaacttgacaTGAAATATTAAAAGAGTCATTTTGAAGGCTTTTAGTTAAACTAATCCGCAATTTACGTTTTTGTatcaaaaatacctaaaaagagTAGAGATATCACCTCCCTAAGCTATGTAAAACCAGATCAATTCAATTTTCCATTTCCACCGGAAACCGCTCCATTCCACCGCCAACTGCCATCCACCGAAAACCGCTATCAGAATATTTTTTCTCACcagaattttttttcatcaaatatATGTTCCCGTCTGCCGGAACAGACCTATATGGGTCTACTCTTCTCTGCCAGAGCATATCAAGATGGGTACCTACTCCCAGTCTGTCGGAGCAGACGCATCTGGTCTGCTCCTCTTCATCGTGAAGAGGAGTAGTCCGTCGGAGCATGCCTATCTGGATCTGCTCCCGTCCGCCAAAGCAGATCTAGATGGGTTTGCCGAGTATATATGCCCCCTTCGCCAGAGCAGACCCACCCTTCGCAGCGGTGGCTGCCGCAAATTTTTTTCCGGCAGTGGTAGTCGATAGCGGCGTATGATGATaaaaaagaacaacaaaattcataaatttgataaagtttttttttttttggaaaatcaTTAAGGACTAAtttagaaaatcaaaaaaatattaggaattattttaaactttttactaATTCTTTTATGGAGAGTGCGTTTCAAACGCGGGTTGAGATTTGGTAAGGATAAAAAAAGAGCTGATTTGATGTATTTTAACATAGTTGCGGATCTGTTTGACTTAAAATCCTCTAAAATGAccgtttttgatatttatctCATGGTACTTCTTAAAGAAATAGGATCGAACAAGCATTAACGGTTAACCCAAGAGTTGAGCGGTGAAAGTCATTTTTTATCTCCTGCCAACCTCGAATTCAATCCCATAGTGTTTCTCTTGGCTAAAGATACGGATTTAGCCCCTCATATTAAGCTTCAATTTTACTTTTTGATGAAATATTAAGCTTAACTTTTACTTTAGAACTCTAATATTATAAGaaaagattaaattaaattatcttttaacatattgtttattttattttactccCGCCAATGTGGATGAAACTTGCCATGCATAtggcattatatatataaaaatcagTGGACTACATGGTACATGGATGATATATAAATATCTAGTAAATAAACATCTAGTACATAAACACTTCATCCATATCATCAAAagtatatcaaaattataacaaatcaatttaaaccaattcaaccaaaacaaattaaatattctGTCTGAATAATTAAcgattttatatatactattcaTTTTTTACGTGTATATatacaaatacaaatataaatatatattatcagTTGAAAACGTAAATTAAATggtacatttttttataatgttagaATCGAATTTAAtaggaacaaaaaaaaatattaaagtctATAGTCAAATCTAAGCCTAACACTAGCATATTTAACCCAAAAATACATTTTCCCTCATCCACCTTATTTTGTAGTCAAATAtagtttttttaacttttatttttggtgGATTATATAATGTGCATGAACTTAAATTGTGACGCAATGCACATTTGGAAACATTAGATTAGTGCCCAATGACATATATGCAACTAGCAAAGGTAACAATATATAGGACGTACCAAATTAAAAAGTCATTAAGTTATCATGAAATGAAATTTCATCACTGTATAAATGCAGATAATGAGTTTTTTTAGAACGGTAAAGTTATTTTTGGTATAtattaattctataaaatttaattataaaattgagtGACTTAAAAGAGAATATGAATTTGTATATTCAAAACTGtattttgtcaaatttaaaatgaataaacaattttaacaatttggtttaataattttataatggcAAAGTAATCaacaattttaacttttttaccCAATAAACCACGATCTTTAAATCTTATCAGTTTCATTCatcatcttttaaatttttaccaaAAACACTCATGAGTTATTTGGAGCTGATGTGACACAAGTaggataaattttataaacaaataatatatattgcGCCACATTAACTCAACATGAGTTATCCATATTTGGCAAAGATATGAAAGATGACGGACCAACCGGCAAGATTAAAAAACCGTGATGTATTTGACAagaatattaaaattgtaatagatatattcattttgtcttttataattatattaaagaaTGATCAAACTGATACAaaataaagtacaatttaatcatTTATTAGATTAATGTGGTcactaaaatgataaaatgataagagtttaaaatttaccaaaaaaattattaaaaaaaagatggaAAATTAAGATACAGAATGAATATCAGAAATATGATCAAGTAGTACTCCTGTTTATACTTAAACTTTGGAACAGCCAATGCGGCTGTTTTCTATCTTGATCGAACATTGTCGCCGTACTAGAGCTACTCATCGGAGTTGTCGGAGTACCACTGAGTTCCGATTTAATTGACGCCGGCGAATCAAGCGGTTCTTGAACATGATATGTTGATGATTTCTTGCACTTGCTGCCTCCTATGCTTAACGTCAACTCTACTTCACTTTCCTCGCCGGAGCACTTGCACGCACCGTCGTTACTTCTTTTAGTTCCGATCAGTTGTCGGCATGATGAACTAGTCGTCCGGCGGTCGTGATCGACGGTGCCGCTAATAGAAGTTGATATCTCTTCTTCTGTAGGTCTATTATTAGGTCTAATTTCAAGATCAAATCCTCTCGTGATTATTCGCATGGTCCCGCCGGAGCAGCTGCCGGTTCTTTCTCTTGGACTTGGAACATCTCTTGTATTCTGAAGGTTAAAATTGTAGTAAGATATGGTTTGTTGTGTTGTCAAGTTCGGTTTCCGGTTAGTGAACTGATCGGAATTTGTAATTTCTGATGAACTGTTTATTGGATTGAGTGATGTTTTAGGGTTATTTTGCTTCTTCTGCAAGTCTTCCATTAATAGCTTTTGAATATTGTACAGCCTGTGAAGCTCCCTAACCTGCAATGTGGCATTTCTTAAATTCCAAActtatgtaaattaaaaataacaaaattattactACTATATAGATAATAAAATCACTTTgacaatatttcatttttattttatcaaaaaaaaatcactttgACAAAAGGTTCCTTTTGCCCTTTGAATTTCTtataaaaaccaaataaaattaaattcgtagttttagaaaacacgcatcCTTTAATTGGATATTTTAACTTCTTTCACCTCCTCCTCATATGAGGTAACAGGAAATAATTGGAACTAAAGGATAAAACGagtcaaaatatgaaatttgagggtgatttttttctcaatttatattttatatcaagTTCAAATAGCTAGAAAAATGAACCTCTGGTAAAGTTTTGAATTTCAGTACTTATTGAACATGACATCAAAGTTGttatatttaattcttttaccagctaaattatttatataatacaaGATAAAATGAGTATATACTTGAACAATCTTAGAATTTAATAGCATCCACATTCATAGATGTGTTggaaacaataaaattataattagcgTTTCACATAAAGATCCcaattttaatagaatttaaaaaggtgaacataaATTACCTGGTGTTGGAAGATATCTTCTTGGATCTGCATTGTGTTTTTGATGATATCTAGGTTGTTTTTGTGGGGCATTCTGCTGTCAATTTGGAAGTTGCAATTCATCTTTTTAAAGGTTGAAGGTGGTGCTAGAACATCAATACCATTTGCTAGTTTAGTTCCCATCCCTGTAAATTAAATGGTTTCACACTCATATTTCCATTAATGTAATAATCTATAGCTACAGAAAGAAAGAGAAGACAAGCAAATAAAAACtatagtatataaaaaaatatgtgttaGGACATGATAATGAGTATAGTTGACCAAATGTTCATTAATCTTGAGAACCAATCATGTGCAAGAGATTCAATTTAAGATTTAAAGTTTAGTAGTGTGTAAACTtttctaaatctatttttaagtGTCGgaatcttttaaaaatttattaaatagagTGTATTTTATGACCGTTTTCgcgattaaaaaataaaaactctaTACTTGCTTATATTTCACTTTGGTATTATTAAGAAATAATGATAAtagataaataatatatatatatagtgaacTTAAATTTGATTGTTAGCACAGTGATCATAATCTCGTTAAAAGCATTTTTGTTgtatacttttaaaaagtttaaccgctaatttaaaagaaataaattgtGGTAAAGAACAAATTTAGAGAAGTCTACAcatcatcaataaaaaaaatccccatttaaataattttatgaaacttttttaaagtaaaactaAGATGCAAGAAAGCTATCCTAACACATGTAATAACaagatttatttttgttgagCTCATAGATATATGTGTCAATATAACTAACTAAATGATCCCCTTCAAAACTTTATAGATTCCCTTTCTTGATGCAATTATTACAATGGCAAACTAATTGTTAACTGACCATGTCTTGAGAAATGGtcaataaacaaaacaaaaaggagaattttttttagtagAATTTGAAGAAAGAGAATTAGAAATGGAGGGACAAAAAGAAGTGTTTAAAGTTGCATTGGGAGGGATGAAAGAGAAGCTAGAGAATGAAGATGGATATAAAGTGAAAATGGATAACTAATATGGGTTGTGGGTCTCTCTATCTCTCACTCTCATCACTACATAACAATAGTAGTCTTCATCTTCACCAATATTAATTTGtctacaaaacaaaataatacatcTCCACTTCTTTATGTTTCTTCTAAACACAACCCTAATTCTATCACATCCCTACTACAATCAAGACTATATTATATCATAATCTTTAAAATAGAGgataactattttattctttaaatataactaTTTGCAGAAACGAAAGCACATGAAGTTTGGACTATAATAGATTTTAACCCGGGTTGAAGTATAATTTATAGTAAAAACCGGAACAAGAGTAAAATTCAATCCGAGCTGTCAGAAGAACGAAAATGAACTAGATAGTAAAATGAGATTTAGTCCAAACTAACAAAAGATTTTTGATTCCGCTATCGATTTTTGATTCCATATGTATACATTCTACAAACTAAATATGACCTCAGTTGACCATCAATTATCGACTAGAGTAGAGTTGGTGGCCGTTCTTTTGACCGTCAATTATCGattttttattactattatattCTTTTACGATTATTTGTTAATAATATCAACCGTTCATTTTTTGATTATTAGCTGTTTTTTCTCACTCGTCACTCTATGACACTATTCTTAATATCCTTTCCATAATCAAcaactaaaaatgaaaaaaatatatgcaTGAAAATTAAGTACGCCATTTGAAGCAAGGACATGTTGAATTGGATTAGGTTATATGCCTATTAATAACCAAAGAAatcagaaagaaaaatatcaaagaTTGCAAATCCTTACCAAAAActcaagaaacaaaaacaagaaaaccaacaaataaaattatctaattaCCTGCAACAAGAAGTGGCCGATTCGGAAACTTTCAGGACGAAAACTTTCTTGACGATATTCATTTATGGCATAAGAAGAAGACGacgacgaagaagaagaagctaaCATTCTCATGAGCTTCCATAACTCATATTTTTAGGGAAAGGAATTGGATACGGAGCAACCGAAGCAGTAGTGAATGAAGAGCAGCAAGAACAATATTATCTGTCTATCTATATATGACAGCAAAGAAttagtttctttttttctctattcCTATTTTACTTACACAAACAACAAAgcaaatttgtttcttaaaatatatataatcatgCTCTTAATAATTCAAGCTTGACAGGCTGTGTAGGAAGCAAGcaagaaatattaaaaaagtttggactataaaataatactatataTGCATTGTGTGAGAGAgtgttattatatatattttacatatCCTTAATTTTAATCCCTTTTTGTTCATCTACCAAATATGGTAAGGGCATTCTTGGGGTAAAAAACATTAGGGATTATTAGActttaacctaattttaaatagccctaataccttaaaaaaaccaaacttttagccatttttcaattctacccatATGTTGAAAAccggtcaattttatcctattttgaattttatcatttcaattaTACTCCAATTTTTTACTTA is a window of Mercurialis annua linkage group LG2, ddMerAnnu1.2, whole genome shotgun sequence DNA encoding:
- the LOC126667193 gene encoding uncharacterized protein LOC126667193; this encodes MGTKLANGIDVLAPPSTFKKMNCNFQIDSRMPHKNNLDIIKNTMQIQEDIFQHQVRELHRLYNIQKLLMEDLQKKQNNPKTSLNPINSSSEITNSDQFTNRKPNLTTQQTISYYNFNLQNTRDVPSPRERTGSCSGGTMRIITRGFDLEIRPNNRPTEEEISTSISGTVDHDRRTTSSSCRQLIGTKRSNDGACKCSGEESEVELTLSIGGSKCKKSSTYHVQEPLDSPASIKSELSGTPTTPMSSSSTATMFDQDRKQPHWLFQSLSINRSTT